One part of the Streptococcus sp. oral taxon 431 genome encodes these proteins:
- the recG gene encoding ATP-dependent DNA helicase RecG, which produces MNLHQPLHVLPGVGPKSAEKYAKLGIENLQDLLLYFPFRYEDFKTKQVLELEDGEKAVLSGQVVTPASVQYYGFKRNRLRFSLKQGEVVFAVNFFNQPYLADKIELGATLAVFGKWDRAKASLTGMKVLAQVEDDLQPVYRLAQGVSQAGLVKVIKTAFDQGLDLLIEENIPQSLLDKYKLMSRCQAVRAMHFPKDLAEYKQALRRIKFEELFYFQMQLQTLKSENKIHGSGLVLNWSQEKLTAVKEKLPFALTQAQEKSLQEILTDMKSDQHMNRLLQGDVGSGKTVVAGLAMYAAVTAGYQAALMVPTEILAEQHFESLESLFPDLKLALLTGSLKAAEKRTVLETIAKGEVDVIVGTHALIQDGVEYARLGLIIIDEQHRFGVGQRRILREKGENPDVLMMTATPIPRTLAITAFGDMDVSIIDQMPAGRKPIVTRWIKHEQLPQVLTWLEGEIQKGSQAYVISPLIEESEALDLKNAIALSEELTAHFAEKAKVALLHGKMKSDEKDQIMQDFKERNTDILVSTTVIEVGVNVPNATVMIIMDADRFGLSQLHQLRGRVGRGDKQSYAVLVANPKTDSGKDRMRIMTETTNGFVLAEEDLKMRGSGEIFGTRQSGLPEFQVADIIEDFPILEEARKVAGYISSLSNWQEDPEWHMIALNLEKKEHLD; this is translated from the coding sequence ATGAATTTACACCAACCCTTGCATGTCTTGCCAGGCGTGGGACCTAAATCAGCAGAGAAATATGCCAAACTAGGAATTGAAAATCTGCAAGACCTCTTGCTCTACTTTCCTTTCCGTTATGAAGATTTTAAGACCAAGCAGGTGCTAGAACTAGAAGATGGTGAAAAGGCTGTCCTATCTGGTCAAGTCGTGACTCCTGCTAGTGTTCAGTATTATGGATTTAAGCGTAATCGCCTACGTTTTAGTCTCAAACAGGGAGAAGTTGTGTTTGCGGTTAACTTCTTTAACCAACCCTACCTGGCTGACAAGATTGAACTAGGAGCAACCTTGGCTGTCTTTGGAAAGTGGGATCGTGCTAAAGCTAGTCTCACAGGTATGAAGGTTTTAGCCCAAGTGGAGGATGATCTCCAACCTGTCTATCGTCTCGCACAAGGAGTTAGTCAAGCAGGCCTTGTTAAAGTCATTAAAACCGCCTTTGACCAGGGTCTAGATCTCTTGATAGAGGAAAATATCCCTCAGTCCTTGCTCGATAAATACAAACTCATGTCTCGCTGTCAGGCTGTTCGTGCCATGCATTTTCCTAAGGATTTAGCAGAATACAAACAGGCCCTTCGTCGAATTAAGTTTGAGGAGCTCTTTTATTTCCAAATGCAGTTACAGACCCTCAAATCTGAAAATAAGATTCACGGAAGTGGATTGGTCCTGAATTGGTCCCAGGAAAAACTAACTGCCGTTAAAGAGAAATTGCCTTTTGCCTTAACCCAAGCCCAAGAAAAAAGCCTACAAGAAATTCTAACAGATATGAAGTCGGACCAACACATGAATCGACTCTTACAAGGGGATGTCGGTAGTGGGAAGACAGTGGTTGCGGGTCTAGCGATGTACGCGGCTGTAACGGCTGGTTATCAGGCAGCTCTAATGGTTCCGACAGAGATCCTTGCAGAGCAGCATTTTGAAAGTCTAGAAAGTCTCTTTCCAGATTTGAAACTAGCCCTCCTAACAGGTTCACTAAAAGCTGCAGAAAAACGCACGGTTTTGGAAACGATTGCTAAGGGCGAGGTTGATGTGATCGTCGGTACCCATGCCCTTATACAGGATGGGGTGGAATACGCTCGACTTGGTTTGATTATCATCGATGAACAACACCGATTTGGTGTGGGACAAAGGCGTATTTTACGGGAAAAAGGAGAAAATCCAGATGTCCTTATGATGACGGCAACTCCGATTCCACGGACCTTAGCCATCACAGCTTTTGGAGATATGGATGTTTCCATTATTGACCAGATGCCAGCGGGACGAAAACCGATCGTAACACGCTGGATTAAACATGAACAGTTGCCCCAGGTCTTGACTTGGTTGGAGGGTGAGATTCAGAAAGGTTCACAAGCCTATGTTATTTCTCCCTTGATTGAAGAATCAGAAGCCCTGGATCTTAAAAATGCTATTGCTTTATCGGAAGAATTGACGGCTCATTTTGCAGAAAAAGCAAAAGTTGCTCTCTTACACGGTAAGATGAAGAGTGATGAAAAAGACCAGATTATGCAGGATTTCAAAGAGAGAAATACAGATATTCTGGTTTCGACAACGGTTATCGAGGTCGGGGTCAATGTGCCAAATGCGACAGTCATGATTATCATGGATGCTGACCGTTTCGGACTTAGTCAGCTTCATCAGCTCAGAGGTCGTGTCGGTCGGGGAGACAAGCAGTCCTATGCGGTACTTGTGGCCAATCCCAAAACTGATTCTGGAAAGGATCGCATGCGCATCATGACGGAAACGACCAATGGATTTGTCCTTGCAGAAGAAGATTTGAAAATGCGTGGCTCTGGTGAGATTTTTGGAACCAGACAGTCAGGTCTACCAGAGTTTCAAGTGGCTGATATTATCGAAGATTTTCCTATTCTTGAGGAAGCGCGTAAGGTAGCTGGTTATATCAGCTCCCTTTCTAACTGGCAGGAGGACCCAGAGTGGCATATGATTGCCCTAAATCTAGAAAAGAAAGAACATTTAGATTAA